In Vespa velutina chromosome 14, iVesVel2.1, whole genome shotgun sequence, one DNA window encodes the following:
- the LOC124954051 gene encoding methylglutaconyl-CoA hydratase, mitochondrial-like, whose translation MISLIKNIQIASLVYNGSRITTQLFSTNTKLHLETEVKEVILKYLDGKDNGIVVLGLNRPNTRNAFGKNLVSQLNNAISTIKQDDKLRVLIIRSLVPFVFCAGADLYERLKMSKSEVSEFVTSLRNIMNDIESISIPVISAIDGVALGGGLELALATDIRIAALEAKLGLVETKLAIIPGAGGTQRLPRIVGSAIAKELIYTARILNGQQAKNIHLVNEVVLQNKNGDAAYQAALSLAREILPNGPIGVKLAKEAISKGIEMSIEDGLEIEKQCYNKVINTEDRLEGLSAFTAKRVPIYKGI comes from the exons ATGATTTccttaataaaaaacattcagATTGCTTCACTTGTTTACAATGGCAGTAGAATTACAacacaattattttctactaATACAAAGTTACATTTAGAAACTGAGGTAAAAGAAGTGATCTTAAAATATCTTGATGGGAAAGATAATGGTATAGTAGTTCTAGGGCTAAATCGCCCGAATACCCGTAATGCTTTTGGAAAAAATCTTGTTTCGCAATTAAATAATGCAATCTCTACTATTAAACAAGATGATAAATTACGAGTACTAATTATTCGTAGTCTGGTACCATTCGTGTTCTGTGCTGGTGCTGATTTGTATGAAAGATTAAAGATGAGTAAATCAGAAGTGTCAGAATTCGTAACATCCTTAAGGAATATTATGAACGACATAGAGTCAATATCAATACCAGTTATATCTGCTATAGATGGTGTAGCATTAGGTGGTGGTTTAGAACTTGCATTGGCTACAGATATTAGAATAGCTGCTTTAGAGGCAAAACTAGGTCTTGTAGAAACAAAACTAGCAATAATACCAGGTGCCGGTGGTACTCAGAGATTACCAAGAATAGTTGGATCTGCTATAGCTAAAGAACTTATTTACACAGCGCGTATTTTGAATGGACAACAAGCAAAGAATATTCATCTTGTAAATGAAGTTGTACTACAGAATAAAAATGGTGATGCGGCTTATCAAGCTGCATTATCACTTGCAAGAGAAATTCTACCTAATGGTCCTATTGGAGTAAA ACTAGCAAAAGAGGCTATATCAAAAGGTATAGAAATGTCTATAGAAGATGgattagaaattgaaaaacaatGTTACAATAAAGTTATAAATACTGAAGATAGATTAGAAGGTCTTTCAGCATTTACAGCAAAACGAGTGCCTATTTATaaaggtatataa